One Rossellomorea aquimaris DNA window includes the following coding sequences:
- a CDS encoding MFS transporter, which translates to MEKNPSIWRDQNFIKFFSANALSNLGNWFDFIAVLILFRYTWNADPMLIAMIPVMYAIPSTLFGQLAGVFVDRKDKLRILIYSDWIRGCLTLLLVFVSSPMVALIVLLLRNTVGVVGTPAQQGLVRNIVDEENLMKAVTINGSLLQLVKVVGPLLGGSVSGVFSPDISIGINSVAFILSGIILSRIALRNNENNEGTTPDVHAHFFRSWKEGWEIVFKNRILLASILYGMVITLTIQMIDAQLVTLFSEVFPNKTEMTGWTISAIGVGSLLVILILTKLDAIKSYGWFFGTGSLLIGIMTGGLGFLDHQSTFIVAICFALIGGIGTGITFTAVNYMIQKEPPTEAIGRVSGIVDSTLSILFIAGPLLGGVLIQHFGVLLVFKGIGLVLILIGTIGITMRKVIWKKNIYKRNGVKAGDERKLRRESDLG; encoded by the coding sequence ATGGAGAAAAATCCATCGATCTGGAGAGATCAAAATTTCATCAAGTTTTTTTCAGCAAATGCACTATCGAATCTTGGGAATTGGTTTGACTTTATCGCCGTTCTCATTCTATTCAGGTATACATGGAATGCTGACCCTATGTTGATTGCCATGATCCCTGTTATGTATGCCATTCCGAGTACGTTATTTGGCCAGTTGGCAGGGGTGTTTGTGGACAGGAAAGACAAGCTGAGAATCCTGATTTATTCAGACTGGATCAGGGGATGTCTAACGCTATTGCTTGTGTTTGTGTCCTCCCCTATGGTGGCTCTGATAGTACTTCTGTTAAGGAATACCGTTGGAGTGGTCGGCACTCCGGCTCAGCAAGGTTTAGTGAGGAACATTGTAGATGAAGAGAATTTAATGAAGGCTGTTACCATTAACGGTAGCCTGCTTCAATTGGTGAAAGTGGTGGGTCCGCTATTGGGTGGGTCTGTTTCGGGAGTCTTCAGCCCGGACATTTCGATAGGTATCAATTCGGTTGCCTTCATCCTCTCAGGAATCATATTATCAAGGATAGCTTTACGAAATAATGAGAACAACGAAGGAACAACCCCGGATGTTCACGCTCATTTCTTTCGCTCGTGGAAGGAAGGATGGGAAATAGTTTTTAAGAACAGGATCTTGCTGGCAAGTATACTGTACGGGATGGTCATCACCTTGACGATTCAAATGATCGACGCACAGCTTGTAACATTATTCAGCGAGGTGTTTCCCAACAAGACAGAGATGACAGGCTGGACGATATCGGCGATCGGTGTCGGCTCTCTTCTGGTTATTCTTATTCTTACTAAGTTGGATGCCATCAAGAGCTATGGATGGTTCTTCGGGACTGGCAGTCTCCTGATTGGTATTATGACAGGCGGTTTAGGTTTTCTGGATCATCAAAGTACATTCATAGTAGCAATCTGTTTTGCCTTAATCGGCGGCATTGGCACTGGGATAACATTTACGGCAGTGAATTACATGATTCAGAAGGAACCTCCAACAGAAGCGATAGGGAGGGTGTCGGGTATAGTGGACTCCACCTTGAGTATATTGTTTATTGCCGGGCCCCTTCTTGGCGGTGTACTCATTCAACACTTTGGAGTATTGCTGGTGTTCAAGGGGATTGGCTTGGTCCTGATATTAATAGGAACCATTGGTATTACCATGAGGAAAGTTATTTGGAAAAAGAATATTTACAAACGCAATGGGGTTAAAGCAGGAGATGAAAGGAAACTGAGAAGAGAAAGTGATTTAGGTTAA
- the ytrI gene encoding sporulation membrane protein YtrI gives MRIPPFYRLPSWQRFFAGMVVGGIISWMIFIFMFGAMHEKQTQLIEEQKNDISKLKNTLSYLQEEYKQLNSENEDELTIQEVKVKIINNTKTKVELLSIHETEDQLSEDLRSLLTKDLETVYGNKELIKKIIENKTVKLNDKSFNLKVREMYFYTTTQITLELKYEE, from the coding sequence ATGAGAATCCCACCCTTTTACCGGCTTCCTTCCTGGCAGCGGTTCTTCGCCGGAATGGTTGTAGGAGGCATCATCAGCTGGATGATCTTTATCTTTATGTTCGGCGCCATGCATGAAAAACAAACGCAGCTAATAGAAGAGCAGAAAAACGACATCAGCAAACTGAAAAACACCCTGTCTTATTTACAGGAAGAATACAAGCAACTAAACAGCGAAAACGAAGACGAACTCACCATCCAGGAAGTCAAAGTGAAGATCATCAACAATACGAAAACCAAAGTTGAATTACTCAGTATACACGAAACAGAGGACCAGTTGAGCGAAGATTTGAGGAGCCTTTTGACCAAGGACTTAGAAACCGTGTACGGGAATAAGGAACTCATCAAAAAAATCATTGAAAATAAAACCGTTAAATTAAATGATAAGTCCTTCAATTTGAAAGTGCGGGAGATGTACTTTTATACGACTACACAGATTACGTTGGAGTTGAAGTATGAGGAATGA
- a CDS encoding YtrH family sporulation protein, which yields MAEAFFPELVKSFFIAFGVLLGGSLLGGLASFAMGQPLFIEMWRLSNFLRIWAIIAAIGGTFDTVYSFEKGFLNGETKELFKQFLLILSALGGANTGGMIINWLTQEHISS from the coding sequence ATGGCAGAAGCTTTCTTTCCGGAATTGGTTAAAAGTTTTTTCATAGCCTTTGGTGTTTTACTAGGTGGATCCCTGCTCGGTGGTTTAGCTTCTTTTGCCATGGGACAGCCTTTATTCATTGAAATGTGGCGTTTATCAAATTTCCTTAGGATATGGGCGATCATTGCGGCCATCGGAGGTACATTCGATACAGTATACAGCTTTGAAAAAGGTTTCTTAAACGGTGAAACAAAGGAGTTATTCAAGCAGTTTTTATTAATACTCTCAGCTCTAGGCGGTGCAAACACGGGTGGGATGATCATTAATTGGCTTACACAGGAGCATATATCATCATGA
- the dnaE gene encoding DNA polymerase III subunit alpha encodes MSFVHLQVASAYSLLSSTISINGLVHKAKNSGYKALALTDKNMMYAAIPFYKACLKENIKPIIGLTADIASEESSYPLVLLVKNQTGYQNLLKISSAIGAKSKDGLPLKWLSSYSEGLIAISPGIKGEIENLLLNDEREKAKDCILAYQKIFGRDSFYLSIQNHGIPSEDTLIPLLQQVAKETGTDMVATNDVQYLDQEDHFAHECMGAIRDGVKLSEDDREVLGSEEYYFKSKEQMVDLFSDHVTALENTMKIADQCHLTIPFHQQLLPKYPLPEGVSAIQELTHLCEKGLSERVESVSDEYIERLDYELEVIGRMGFSDYFLIVWDFMKYAKERKILTGPGRGSAAGSLVSYALRITDVDPIEHHLLFERFLNPERVSMPDIDIDFPDHRRDEVIEYVEGKYGSLHVAQIITFGTFAAKAALRDTGRVFGLNMKEQEQVSKLVPNQLGITLQEAYEKSKGFREFVTSSDHYKKLFQTALKLEGLPRHTSTHAAGVVMSEAPLVQWVPIQGSSSGIHLTQFSMDILEEIGLLKMDFLGLRNLSILERIVKNVQMGTNKSFSIESIPMNDPKTFELLSKGLTNGIFQLESEGMRNVLKRLKPNSFEDIVAVNALYRPGPMENIPTYIKRKHGVEKVDYPLPDLKPILEMTYGVIVYQEQIMQIASKMAGFSLGEADLLRRAVSKKKKDVLDQEREHFVSGSTRKGYTEVDAHTIYDLIVRFADYGFNRSHAVAYSMIAYQLAYLKAHYPAFFLSSLLTSVVGNETKVAQYIREAKLYDIEILPPSINTSQFVFTVEGKNRIRYSLGAIKGIGAAALKEIIRARKEKPFQDLFDVCMRVSSKTINRKILENLVLSGAFDEFEMDRATLLASLDVAAQHAELVNPEGDPDLFHEEEAFLLKPKHVEVEDMTIDTKLQFEKQVLGLYLSDHPVSSYRHLYDDLGLQQIADLQKGSKITFGGYITGVKSIRTKKGEVMAFLEIGDESGEIEAVVFPNVYRNNMTQLKEGNILLFGGNVEERNDKLQFIVNQVEAMEEVKARVKAGDQKLYLKIAMDQDEEACTQRIQQTINRFKGKNPVIVYYEREKKSVQLPEHLRVSPSQEALREMHRILGEANVILQ; translated from the coding sequence ATGTCATTTGTTCATTTACAAGTAGCGAGTGCCTATAGTCTCCTGTCTAGCACGATTTCGATAAATGGACTTGTACATAAAGCGAAGAATTCAGGGTATAAAGCATTGGCTTTAACCGATAAAAATATGATGTATGCCGCCATCCCTTTTTATAAGGCGTGTTTAAAAGAAAACATAAAACCGATTATCGGATTGACCGCAGATATTGCGTCAGAGGAAAGTTCCTATCCCCTTGTTCTCCTCGTGAAAAACCAAACGGGCTATCAGAATCTGTTAAAGATTTCGAGCGCGATTGGGGCAAAGTCTAAAGACGGGCTCCCGTTAAAGTGGCTCTCTTCCTATAGTGAAGGATTAATCGCCATCTCACCTGGAATCAAAGGTGAGATAGAGAACCTTTTATTGAATGATGAAAGGGAAAAAGCAAAGGATTGCATCCTCGCCTATCAAAAGATATTCGGCAGGGACTCCTTTTATTTAAGCATTCAAAATCATGGGATTCCGTCTGAGGATACTCTTATTCCTTTACTTCAACAAGTGGCAAAGGAGACAGGAACGGATATGGTGGCTACCAATGATGTTCAGTATTTAGACCAGGAAGATCATTTCGCCCATGAATGCATGGGTGCGATCCGGGACGGAGTAAAGCTTTCTGAAGATGACCGCGAAGTATTGGGTTCAGAGGAGTATTACTTCAAGTCCAAAGAGCAGATGGTGGATTTGTTTTCTGATCATGTCACAGCGCTTGAAAACACGATGAAGATTGCTGATCAGTGCCACCTGACCATCCCCTTCCATCAGCAGCTCCTCCCGAAATATCCTCTTCCTGAGGGAGTGTCCGCCATTCAGGAATTGACCCATCTTTGTGAAAAAGGCCTTAGTGAAAGAGTAGAGTCGGTTTCAGATGAGTACATTGAACGATTGGATTATGAGCTTGAAGTCATCGGCAGGATGGGATTCAGTGATTACTTCCTGATTGTCTGGGATTTTATGAAGTATGCGAAGGAAAGAAAGATCCTGACGGGACCGGGAAGGGGATCGGCAGCGGGTTCATTGGTATCATACGCGTTGAGGATTACAGATGTGGATCCGATCGAGCATCATTTGCTGTTTGAACGATTTTTAAATCCTGAACGGGTATCCATGCCGGATATTGATATCGATTTTCCCGATCATCGACGGGATGAAGTGATAGAGTATGTGGAAGGGAAGTACGGAAGCCTTCACGTTGCCCAGATCATTACGTTCGGGACCTTTGCAGCAAAGGCAGCCCTTCGTGATACAGGTCGTGTATTCGGCTTGAATATGAAGGAGCAGGAGCAAGTATCCAAGCTTGTTCCGAATCAGTTGGGGATCACGCTGCAGGAAGCCTATGAAAAGTCTAAGGGATTCCGCGAATTTGTGACGAGCTCTGATCATTATAAGAAATTATTTCAGACGGCTCTTAAACTTGAGGGGCTTCCAAGACACACGTCGACCCATGCGGCGGGAGTCGTGATGAGTGAAGCCCCGTTAGTGCAGTGGGTACCCATCCAGGGTAGTTCATCCGGAATCCACCTGACTCAATTCTCTATGGATATACTGGAAGAAATCGGGTTGTTGAAAATGGATTTCCTGGGACTCCGTAATCTAAGTATATTAGAAAGAATTGTGAAGAACGTTCAAATGGGAACGAATAAGTCATTTTCCATTGAGTCTATTCCCATGAATGATCCTAAAACCTTTGAATTATTAAGTAAAGGACTGACCAATGGGATTTTCCAGCTTGAATCAGAAGGAATGCGGAATGTGTTAAAAAGACTGAAGCCTAATTCTTTTGAAGATATTGTGGCCGTAAATGCATTGTATCGTCCGGGACCAATGGAAAACATCCCGACGTATATTAAACGGAAGCACGGCGTGGAAAAGGTGGACTATCCTTTGCCTGACTTAAAGCCGATTCTTGAAATGACTTACGGCGTCATTGTATATCAGGAACAAATCATGCAAATTGCTTCGAAAATGGCCGGTTTCTCCCTAGGGGAAGCGGATTTGCTCAGAAGAGCGGTTTCGAAGAAGAAAAAGGATGTCCTAGATCAGGAGCGGGAGCATTTTGTTTCCGGTTCAACACGGAAAGGCTATACCGAAGTAGACGCTCACACCATTTATGACTTGATTGTCAGATTCGCAGATTATGGATTCAACCGCTCCCATGCTGTTGCCTATAGTATGATCGCCTATCAATTGGCCTATTTAAAAGCACATTATCCTGCTTTTTTCTTATCATCCCTCCTGACATCGGTTGTGGGAAATGAGACGAAAGTGGCTCAGTATATCCGGGAAGCAAAGCTTTATGATATTGAGATCCTGCCCCCATCCATTAATACGAGTCAATTTGTCTTTACGGTGGAAGGAAAGAATAGGATCCGTTACAGCTTAGGGGCCATCAAAGGAATAGGGGCAGCAGCTCTAAAGGAAATCATCCGTGCCAGAAAAGAAAAACCATTTCAGGACCTGTTTGATGTTTGCATGAGGGTATCTTCCAAAACGATTAACCGGAAAATCCTCGAAAATTTAGTATTGTCCGGGGCATTCGATGAATTCGAAATGGACCGTGCCACGTTGCTTGCGAGCCTTGATGTAGCGGCCCAGCATGCGGAGCTTGTCAATCCTGAAGGTGATCCCGATCTGTTTCATGAGGAAGAGGCGTTCCTGCTAAAGCCTAAACATGTCGAAGTAGAGGATATGACGATCGATACGAAGCTTCAATTCGAGAAACAGGTGCTGGGTCTTTACTTATCCGATCATCCGGTTTCTTCCTACCGTCACCTGTATGACGATCTTGGCTTACAGCAAATAGCCGATCTTCAAAAGGGATCGAAAATCACATTCGGCGGTTATATTACCGGAGTGAAATCCATCCGGACGAAAAAGGGGGAAGTGATGGCCTTCCTCGAAATCGGGGATGAAAGTGGAGAGATCGAAGCGGTGGTGTTTCCGAATGTCTATCGAAATAATATGACTCAACTAAAAGAGGGGAATATCCTCCTGTTTGGTGGAAATGTTGAAGAACGTAACGATAAGCTTCAGTTCATTGTGAATCAGGTGGAAGCGATGGAAGAAGTGAAGGCGAGAGTGAAAGCAGGGGATCAGAAGCTCTATTTGAAAATTGCCATGGATCAGGATGAGGAGGCTTGTACGCAGCGCATTCAGCAAACGATTAACCGATTCAAAGGGAAGAATCCTGTCATCGTTTATTATGAACGTGAAAAAAAGAGTGTCCAGCTTCCGGAGCATTTACGTGTGTCCCCATCTCAAGAGGCTCTTAGGGAGATGCATCGGATTCTTGGTGAGGCAAATGTCATATTACAATAA
- a CDS encoding malic enzyme-like NAD(P)-binding protein, with amino-acid sequence MSLREEALHMHRVNKGKLETTSKVEVRNAEDLSLAYSPGVAEPCKVIYDKPETVYDYTMKGNMVAVVSDGTAVLGLGNIGPEASLPVMEGKAVLFKSFAGVDAFPICLNTTDVDKIVETVKLLEPTFGGVNLEDIAAPNCFEIEERLKKETNIPVFHDDQHGTAIVTVAGLVNALKIVGKKMSEIKVVANGAGAAGMAIIKLLYRYGVRDIIMCDSKGAIYEGRPEGMNGIKDEVAKFTNRDQIKGGLTEVLKDADVFIGVSVAGALTEEMVASMKQDPIIFAMANPVPEIMPQLAKAAGAKVVGTGRSDFPNQVNNVLAFPGIFRGALDVRATHINEKMKQAAVEAIAALIGEDELNEDYVIPAPFDKRVAPAVAAAVAKSAMETGVARLKVDPEDIRKKTEDLAVIGKSE; translated from the coding sequence TTGTCATTGCGTGAAGAAGCTCTGCATATGCATCGGGTAAACAAAGGGAAATTAGAAACAACATCCAAGGTGGAGGTCCGGAATGCTGAAGACCTGAGCCTGGCTTATTCCCCAGGAGTAGCAGAACCGTGTAAAGTCATTTATGACAAGCCTGAAACGGTTTACGATTACACAATGAAAGGAAATATGGTTGCCGTTGTTTCAGATGGTACGGCGGTTTTAGGTCTTGGAAATATCGGACCGGAAGCTTCATTGCCTGTTATGGAAGGTAAAGCGGTTCTATTCAAGAGCTTTGCGGGAGTAGATGCGTTTCCAATCTGTTTGAACACAACGGATGTGGACAAGATTGTTGAAACGGTTAAACTTCTTGAGCCTACCTTTGGCGGAGTGAATTTAGAAGACATAGCAGCTCCAAATTGCTTCGAGATAGAAGAGCGCTTGAAAAAAGAGACCAATATCCCTGTGTTTCACGATGATCAACATGGTACAGCCATTGTAACCGTGGCAGGTCTGGTGAATGCTCTCAAGATAGTCGGGAAGAAGATGTCAGAAATTAAAGTAGTGGCAAATGGAGCCGGTGCTGCGGGCATGGCGATCATTAAGCTTCTTTATCGTTACGGTGTGAGAGATATCATTATGTGTGATTCCAAGGGAGCGATTTACGAAGGCCGTCCCGAAGGAATGAATGGAATCAAGGACGAAGTTGCTAAGTTTACGAATCGCGATCAGATTAAAGGTGGATTGACAGAAGTACTAAAAGACGCAGATGTATTTATCGGTGTGTCTGTTGCGGGAGCGTTAACAGAAGAAATGGTTGCCTCTATGAAACAGGATCCGATTATCTTCGCGATGGCCAATCCTGTTCCTGAAATTATGCCTCAGCTGGCAAAAGCCGCTGGAGCCAAAGTGGTTGGTACCGGTCGATCCGATTTTCCTAATCAGGTAAATAATGTCCTTGCATTCCCTGGCATTTTCCGAGGTGCCCTGGATGTTCGCGCTACTCACATCAATGAGAAGATGAAACAAGCTGCTGTTGAAGCGATTGCGGCTTTAATCGGAGAAGACGAGTTGAACGAGGATTACGTCATTCCTGCACCATTTGATAAGCGTGTAGCACCTGCTGTTGCGGCTGCAGTCGCAAAGTCCGCCATGGAAACGGGAGTAGCCCGTTTAAAGGTGGATCCGGAAGACATTCGCAAAAAGACGGAAGATTTAGCGGTAATCGGGAAGAGTGAATGA
- a CDS encoding MFS transporter yields the protein MSSTSATIDQSKTKGGTPALLALAISAFGIGTTEFVPVGLLSSIADDLSISITLAGLLISGYAIGVAIGAPVLTALTSKMNRKSLLMSLMLIFIVGNSVAALSTSFGLLLVARFITAFSHGIFFSIGSTIAADLVPAHKRASAIAFMFTGLTVATVTGVPLGTFIGQAFGWRATFWGVALLGVVGIIASSILVPKNLKEAPPAKFSEQLKILTNGRLLLAFAITALGYGGTFVAFTYLTPLLQDVTGFSAKWVSIILLVYGIAVAIGNVVGGKASDKSPLKALFWMFVMQAIILLVLTFAAPFKVAGLIAIFLMGLFAFMNVPGLQVLVVNLAEKYVPSAVNVASALNIAAFNVGIAIGSFVGGMIVDGIGLIHTPWIGAIMVAGAVVLTAWLRGIERKSS from the coding sequence ATGAGTTCAACCTCAGCTACAATAGATCAGTCAAAAACGAAAGGTGGCACACCGGCGTTACTTGCCCTTGCCATCAGTGCCTTTGGAATAGGGACGACAGAATTTGTACCCGTTGGATTATTATCATCGATTGCCGATGATTTATCGATATCAATCACACTCGCAGGATTATTGATTTCTGGTTATGCCATCGGAGTGGCCATTGGGGCTCCAGTATTGACTGCATTGACCAGTAAGATGAACAGGAAATCCCTTCTTATGTCGTTGATGCTTATATTCATCGTTGGGAACTCGGTTGCAGCACTTTCCACCAGTTTCGGGTTATTGCTCGTTGCCAGATTTATCACCGCATTCTCACACGGGATTTTCTTCTCGATCGGGTCGACTATTGCCGCCGATTTAGTGCCTGCCCATAAGCGGGCCAGTGCGATCGCCTTTATGTTCACAGGTTTGACGGTCGCGACGGTTACAGGAGTACCACTCGGGACATTCATCGGTCAGGCATTCGGTTGGAGAGCCACATTCTGGGGAGTTGCCCTTCTCGGTGTCGTTGGCATCATCGCAAGCTCCATCCTTGTACCGAAGAACTTAAAAGAAGCACCACCAGCTAAGTTCAGTGAACAATTGAAGATCCTAACCAATGGGCGATTATTATTAGCCTTTGCCATCACAGCACTAGGGTATGGCGGGACGTTCGTCGCCTTCACTTATTTAACACCTTTATTGCAAGACGTGACGGGATTCAGCGCAAAATGGGTGAGTATCATCCTTCTTGTATACGGAATTGCCGTTGCCATCGGAAATGTCGTCGGAGGGAAAGCATCCGACAAGAGTCCTTTAAAAGCGTTATTCTGGATGTTTGTTATGCAAGCCATCATTCTATTAGTTCTTACATTCGCAGCACCATTTAAAGTGGCTGGTCTGATCGCGATCTTCCTAATGGGATTATTCGCTTTCATGAACGTGCCAGGGCTGCAGGTCCTTGTTGTCAACCTGGCTGAAAAGTATGTACCTTCAGCAGTCAATGTGGCGTCAGCCTTGAATATCGCGGCATTTAACGTCGGGATTGCGATCGGTTCCTTTGTCGGTGGGATGATCGTGGATGGAATCGGCTTGATCCATACCCCGTGGATCGGTGCCATCATGGTGGCAGGAGCAGTCGTATTAACAGCATGGCTACGAGGGATCGAACGGAAATCATCCTGA
- a CDS encoding alpha/beta hydrolase, producing MGKWERKLLHTTRGVFELFIKGQGDPLCVTHHYSEFNQTGDYFAESFTRTNQVFLINLREAGQSEKANEPYQLSMLESIFDLEAIREALGFLQWGFAGHSTGGMLGILYGIHFSESLNVNVIVGAAAREYMTFSKDCIYNPAHPDFHRMQELIETLKKPDLPMEKRKELSIERTKLSLYAPEKYSELFSLDIHKGMSAARMNFFIRELQVYDVTRKLEFISVPTLVMCGRYDVQCPLVYSIEMAEGIPHSKLVIFERSNHYPFLEEAERFVDEYDLFLKESREHSLSRKRTIN from the coding sequence ATGGGGAAATGGGAAAGGAAATTACTGCATACAACACGCGGGGTATTTGAACTATTTATCAAGGGACAGGGAGACCCGCTTTGTGTAACCCACCATTATTCAGAATTCAACCAAACCGGTGACTATTTTGCAGAGTCATTCACAAGGACCAACCAAGTATTCTTGATTAACTTACGTGAAGCTGGCCAATCTGAGAAAGCGAACGAACCCTATCAGCTTAGTATGTTGGAATCCATATTCGATTTGGAAGCGATTCGGGAAGCATTAGGGTTTCTTCAATGGGGATTCGCCGGTCATTCAACCGGAGGGATGTTAGGGATACTTTACGGAATCCACTTCTCTGAAAGTCTCAATGTTAATGTGATTGTTGGGGCCGCTGCAAGAGAATATATGACCTTCTCGAAGGATTGCATTTATAATCCTGCTCACCCGGATTTTCACAGGATGCAGGAACTTATCGAAACGTTAAAAAAACCGGATTTACCAATGGAAAAAAGAAAAGAATTATCGATAGAAAGAACGAAATTATCTTTATATGCACCTGAGAAATATAGTGAGCTTTTTTCCCTCGATATTCACAAAGGGATGTCTGCTGCGAGAATGAACTTTTTTATCCGTGAATTACAAGTTTATGATGTTACTAGAAAACTGGAGTTCATATCAGTCCCCACGTTAGTCATGTGTGGCAGATATGATGTCCAATGTCCGTTAGTGTATTCGATAGAGATGGCTGAAGGTATACCACATTCAAAATTAGTGATTTTTGAAAGAAGTAACCATTATCCATTCCTGGAAGAGGCAGAGCGATTTGTGGATGAGTATGATTTGTTTTTAAAGGAAAGTCGTGAGCATTCATTGTCTAGGAAGAGAACGATAAACTGA
- a CDS encoding winged helix-turn-helix domain-containing protein, with the protein MDNIKLLNNEYILKYHSEEIHFLRKEFLLFECLFRSPSRIFTRDELLDAVWTREEPTDRTVDDHIYRVRKKLKLLSSIMSIETIRGVGYKLKIRETVRENVLLQDDEVSSSMEMLFRKYHLYGQGDALKLLEENQSVLGFELEIQNRLYLQFMKGNFKWIAESSDLPFWDRCYYLLHIYSYIAEDKNKCLEYFTKAMANPHIPVDHRTELEMLNRLPLLVFTGQLEEAEMLLSQSKTAVHEKKVDGFIPLLSFIELYILLSKKDDDRITGRLIEIEKELQHYPFLRERASFMIIKGLASLYKRDRIGAKHFFDRGLDQFSQARYVPGLFISLNTILFYLAEYGTDMDLSPEYSLQLKKYEEEYQLNNLESIIRNQLETYL; encoded by the coding sequence ATGGATAATATTAAGCTATTAAACAATGAATATATACTAAAATATCATTCAGAAGAAATTCATTTTTTGAGAAAGGAATTTCTGTTATTTGAATGTTTATTTCGGAGCCCATCCCGTATTTTCACTCGAGATGAGCTGCTGGATGCAGTTTGGACAAGGGAAGAACCAACTGACAGGACGGTCGATGATCATATCTACAGAGTCAGAAAGAAATTGAAACTCCTTTCTTCCATTATGAGTATTGAGACCATAAGGGGAGTGGGGTATAAACTGAAGATCAGGGAAACGGTCAGGGAGAATGTCCTGCTGCAGGACGATGAAGTTTCTTCGAGTATGGAAATGCTTTTTCGTAAATATCACTTATATGGTCAAGGTGATGCCTTGAAGCTTCTGGAGGAAAACCAGTCAGTGTTGGGCTTTGAACTGGAAATACAGAACCGTTTGTACCTTCAATTCATGAAGGGGAATTTCAAATGGATAGCTGAATCGAGTGATCTTCCATTTTGGGATCGATGTTATTACTTATTGCACATATATTCCTACATAGCAGAGGACAAGAATAAGTGTCTGGAGTATTTTACAAAAGCAATGGCCAATCCGCACATTCCGGTAGATCACCGTACTGAACTGGAAATGTTAAATCGGTTACCCCTTCTTGTATTCACCGGTCAGCTGGAGGAAGCGGAGATGCTCTTGTCGCAATCAAAAACAGCGGTGCATGAAAAGAAAGTGGATGGGTTTATCCCACTCCTTTCCTTCATTGAGCTCTACATACTATTATCAAAAAAAGATGATGACCGGATAACAGGAAGACTAATTGAAATTGAGAAAGAGCTCCAACATTATCCTTTTTTAAGAGAGAGAGCAAGTTTTATGATCATTAAAGGTCTTGCCTCACTTTATAAAAGAGATAGAATCGGAGCGAAACACTTTTTTGATCGAGGCTTGGACCAATTTTCACAAGCAAGATATGTCCCTGGACTATTCATCAGCCTGAATACCATTTTGTTTTACTTGGCTGAATACGGGACAGACATGGATTTATCCCCGGAATATTCCCTTCAATTGAAGAAATATGAGGAAGAGTATCAATTAAATAATCTAGAATCCATCATTCGAAACCAGCTTGAGACTTATCTCTGA
- a CDS encoding aminoglycoside phosphotransferase family protein: MHEERIREMYPELTIDHSEVIDLGQNNDVLIVNDTLVFRFPKYVEGIKKLIKETKVLEQIKGKLSLSTPYPQYRSMEPNEVGKVFTGYTRIEGTPLWSDMMKNIHNEERIASQLVQFLRELHSQPVDSLGIEKKSSEDVRNSIVDLYGEFKDKLFPYMNETSKAEIDHNFGSFLSNKELLSFNTVLTHGDFGASNILWGSKREEVTGIIDFGETEIGDPAYDFAGLLASYGQPFVKRCLSMYPDGEKIFERMTFYQSTFALQEALHGIEKDDREAFERGLRGYR; encoded by the coding sequence ATGCATGAAGAAAGAATAAGAGAAATGTATCCAGAGTTAACCATAGATCATAGTGAAGTGATTGACCTTGGTCAGAATAATGATGTTCTAATCGTTAATGATACCCTCGTTTTCAGGTTCCCGAAGTATGTGGAAGGGATTAAGAAATTAATAAAAGAAACCAAAGTCCTGGAGCAGATTAAGGGGAAGCTCAGTTTATCTACCCCATATCCTCAGTACAGATCGATGGAACCCAATGAAGTAGGAAAAGTTTTTACTGGCTATACAAGAATTGAAGGCACTCCCTTATGGTCTGATATGATGAAGAACATTCATAACGAAGAACGCATAGCTTCCCAATTGGTTCAGTTTTTGAGGGAATTGCACTCTCAACCTGTTGACAGCTTAGGAATTGAGAAGAAGAGCTCAGAAGATGTACGGAATTCAATCGTAGATTTATATGGGGAATTTAAAGATAAGCTGTTCCCGTATATGAACGAAACTTCCAAGGCGGAAATCGATCATAACTTCGGTTCCTTTTTATCGAATAAAGAACTTCTATCATTCAACACGGTTCTTACCCATGGAGACTTTGGTGCCTCTAATATTTTGTGGGGTTCAAAGCGGGAAGAGGTAACGGGAATCATAGACTTTGGAGAAACGGAAATAGGTGACCCTGCGTATGACTTTGCAGGTTTACTAGCGAGTTACGGCCAGCCTTTTGTCAAAAGGTGCCTGAGTATGTATCCGGATGGGGAAAAAATCTTTGAAAGAATGACCTTTTATCAGAGCACATTCGCATTGCAAGAAGCGCTCCATGGAATTGAGAAGGATGATCGGGAAGCATTTGAAAGAGGTCTGAGGGGGTACAGGTGA